The genomic DNA ACCAACATTAAATTTAAGATGTATCCTTGCAGGAATCTCTTTATCTATCCATACAGAATCCGGGGTATTCCCGGTTTCCTTCAATAGGTAACAGCTTTTCAGAAGTACATTTTTTGTATCGGGAACCTGCGAAAAGCATACGACCAGATGATTTTCTGAGAGAGGCCTTGCTTCAAGGGCTTCAAAAGGACAATATGAAAACATTTGGTTAGCAGGATCTTTAATGATATTCCCATTTTGATCGCTTAGATGGCTTATATTTAGGGTATGGGCTAAATTCTTTTCAAAGGGCTTTTCAAAACAAAGTAGAATCAGGGAAGCATCTGCAGTATCCTGCTTAACCACCGCGGGCTGTATAGAACCATTGATAAGATAATTCCCTGTATTTACGGCCGATTGATTAGAAATATATTCTGAAAAGCGGAGTTGTAAAGTCGTGTTATTCAGTACCTTCAACTCAATCAATTTGGGAGGAATAGTATCCAAAACAGGTAATCCGGCATAGAAATCATCAGCCCAAAGCTGGCCGGCACGGGAAGGAGTAAAAGTATACAATAACCCGCAATATCCGTTACTTTTGAAACTTGTATCAGACATACTGCCTGCTGTTAGAAGTTTTTGAAAATCACCGGACATATTATATTTTAAGGCCCACAATCCTTGAGAACTGCGGGTAACTTCAAGAGCAACAGTATCTGAAGCGT from Bacteroidota bacterium includes the following:
- a CDS encoding lamin tail domain-containing protein codes for the protein DLDGKQLTGYVVGVNLSGTTDKLTLWKMEKGHIVSALINANFDWNASDTVALEVTRSSQGLWALKYNMSGDFQKLLTAGSMSDTSFKSNGYCGLLYTFTPSRAGQLWADDFYAGLPVLDTIPPKLIELKVLNNTTLQLRFSEYISNQSAVNTGNYLINGSIQPAVVKQDTADASLILLCFEKPFEKNLAHTLNISHLSDQNGNIIKDPANQMFSYCPFEALEARPLSENHLVVCFSQVPDTKNVLLKSCYLLKETGNTPDSVWIDKEIPARIHLKFNVGFIHKNQYSLYVHGLYNSNKDTLEPAVLTFFWYKPQPFDVVINEIMADPEPSAGLPQAEYMELYNRTKYSINLSGWAMNIGAQSISFRDVAIAANGYLILCRDTSVFNQY